A single Mesomycoplasma bovoculi M165/69 DNA region contains:
- a CDS encoding Cof-type HAD-IIB family hydrolase, protein MKLFFAFDLDGTLLDYQNFIHPKTISTLQKAKEQGHILAIATGRGLNATLEIANTIPYFDFLISNNGTLIYDYHNKQTYNNGAIESEIVLEVLKDCQTTNSICSLSTANNLYKFAPESNYDWLKNQHIMDINAYKDINIYEIGKVLESESITQISFRNQEDKITDLHKKWSAQLFDKYKTTITNRIFLDINPLRVDKWEALKFALVKSGLTNKHLISFGDSSNDYEMIKNSRLGYAMGGCTPDIAEIATKVIDSCTTDAIGNQVEYILENKDKLF, encoded by the coding sequence ATGAAACTATTTTTTGCCTTTGATTTGGATGGAACATTGCTTGATTATCAAAATTTTATTCATCCAAAAACAATTAGTACTCTTCAAAAGGCCAAGGAACAAGGTCACATTTTAGCCATTGCTACAGGACGAGGCCTAAATGCAACTTTAGAAATAGCAAACACTATTCCTTATTTTGATTTTTTAATTTCTAATAATGGAACACTTATTTATGATTATCACAATAAACAAACTTACAATAATGGAGCTATTGAAAGTGAAATTGTGTTAGAAGTTTTAAAAGATTGTCAAACTACTAACTCAATTTGTTCACTTAGCACAGCAAACAATTTATACAAATTTGCACCTGAGTCAAATTATGATTGATTGAAAAATCAACATATTATGGACATTAATGCTTATAAAGACATTAATATTTATGAAATTGGTAAAGTTCTTGAATCTGAAAGTATTACCCAAATTTCTTTTCGAAATCAGGAAGATAAAATCACTGACTTACATAAAAAATGGTCAGCCCAACTATTTGACAAATACAAAACTACTATCACTAATCGTATTTTTTTAGATATCAATCCACTAAGAGTTGATAAATGAGAAGCGCTAAAATTTGCACTAGTTAAATCAGGATTGACTAATAAGCACTTAATTTCTTTTGGCGATAGTTCTAATGATTATGAAATGATTAAAAATTCTAGATTAGGTTATGCAATGGGTGGGTGTACACCAGATATTGCTGAAATTGCCACTAAAGTTATTGACTCTTGTACCACTGATGCAATTGGAAACCAAGTTGAATACATTTTAGAAAATAAAGATAAATTATTTTAA
- the lgt gene encoding prolipoprotein diacylglyceryl transferase — MALDSLDGKYAFKEGEAYNLFWIGNFNVPIYAFVIVLGMIASIITIGFFWKREGYKLDHFYTLVAITIPTSIIGARLGFIVERLVVGDIASLAHWYNPREGGMSIQGGVFLPTIANLIYAYYKRQDFDWRKAFSFILPAVLIGQALGRWGNFTNHEVYGYIDETGASVNWLGSFIRDNMYITDSVGTGLRVPLFFYEFLTSLFGYIILVWVFNLFSWLKPGATGALYILYYGIVRSSMEYLRQEHYPYYLVLSILMIIIGLLLFVRFQFFADYIFEGKYKLKLVYKPRYRKSIEKNWGIHWIRWNRIKE, encoded by the coding sequence ATGGCACTAGATAGTCTTGATGGTAAATACGCTTTCAAAGAAGGTGAGGCATATAATTTATTTTGAATTGGTAATTTTAATGTACCGATTTATGCTTTTGTTATTGTTTTAGGAATGATAGCCTCAATCATTACTATTGGTTTCTTTTGGAAACGTGAAGGTTATAAATTAGATCATTTTTATACTTTAGTCGCAATTACAATTCCAACTTCTATAATTGGGGCACGTTTAGGTTTTATTGTTGAGCGTTTAGTTGTTGGTGATATTGCAAGTTTAGCCCATTGATACAACCCGCGAGAAGGTGGGATGTCAATTCAAGGAGGGGTGTTTTTACCCACTATTGCCAACTTAATTTATGCATATTATAAAAGACAAGATTTTGATTGACGCAAGGCTTTTAGTTTTATTTTACCAGCAGTTTTAATTGGACAAGCACTTGGTCGTTGGGGAAATTTTACAAACCATGAAGTTTATGGATACATTGATGAAACAGGTGCCTCAGTAAATTGATTAGGAAGTTTTATTCGTGACAATATGTATATAACTGATAGTGTTGGTACTGGACTAAGAGTTCCTTTATTTTTCTATGAGTTTTTAACATCTTTATTTGGATATATCATCCTAGTTTGAGTTTTCAACCTATTTTCATGATTAAAACCTGGAGCAACAGGAGCTCTATATATTCTTTACTACGGAATTGTTAGAAGTTCTATGGAATACTTACGTCAAGAACATTATCCATACTATTTGGTCTTATCTATATTAATGATTATTATAGGCCTTTTATTATTTGTTCGTTTCCAATTTTTTGCAGATTATATTTTTGAAGGAAAATATAAATTAAAATTAGTTTACAAACCAAGATATAGAAAATCTATAGAAAAAAATTGAGGAATTCATTGAATTCGTTGAAATCGAATTAAAGAATAA
- the ruvX gene encoding Holliday junction resolvase RuvX: protein MQNTSRILAIDFGTKVCGFAISEPLTGNIFPLASFEYKNKDLMQVIKKIKNIIVDYDGSFPISTLVLGYPLKSGHLKTQTTLFVEQFYQLLLANFASYKIELEDESYSSNEAKVILDELEFSPTKYKEKIDQLAAYIILQRYLSKANV from the coding sequence ATGCAAAATACTAGCAGAATTTTAGCCATTGACTTTGGAACCAAAGTGTGTGGGTTTGCTATTAGTGAACCCTTAACTGGCAATATTTTTCCACTTGCTAGTTTTGAATACAAAAATAAAGATTTAATGCAAGTGATTAAAAAAATCAAAAATATTATTGTAGATTATGATGGGAGTTTTCCAATATCTACTTTGGTTTTAGGTTATCCACTCAAATCAGGTCATCTCAAAACTCAAACTACACTTTTTGTAGAGCAATTTTATCAATTGCTTTTAGCAAATTTTGCTAGTTACAAAATAGAATTAGAAGATGAATCGTATAGTAGCAATGAGGCTAAAGTAATTCTAGATGAGTTAGAATTTAGTCCTACAAAATATAAAGAAAAAATTGACCAATTAGCTGCATATATTATTTTACAAAGATACTTGAGCAAAGCGAATGTTTAA
- a CDS encoding ATP-binding protein has protein sequence MEDSRTEFKLDLTKKDKDFKAEIVAFLNTKGGQILLGVDDSGKTHKEKIKEKSNYWNEILTNWINDAFSSDARSLIKIFANETSFKISIEEGQHKPYYFKNGDGFNGKGVYIRVGSSKRLASDEEIKQMFISHNQIPFERINIPQNNLTFNYLENYFKSKQIPFDLMALSLKDINGNYNNAALLFSDQNPKISKFAVYQGVTVEIFLDKKEFEGSILKQLIEIIDFAKLLNRKKVLISGEPSRQEIYDIPKVALRESIVNSFCHRNWSFDGEIKIEFFDDKVSILSPGGLPKNVTLESLKHGFVSRRNQIIVDILNKIGIIENYGTGVGRIFESYSGFHKEPEYIIQSNFVKLILFNRNFTQINFDVKRKNSDTQKSVDDTKKIKNDTQKVKNDTEKTIDDTQTKENDTQKVIYDTKKVENDTQKIVDDTQTTNKQLDIYSRFSKIIDLMSKNPNITISELQKQIASASIATIKRDIRSLTKNKNIKYVGSAKTGKWLILNPDFYNSK, from the coding sequence ATGGAAGATTCAAGAACAGAATTCAAGTTAGATTTGACTAAAAAAGATAAAGACTTTAAAGCAGAAATTGTTGCTTTCTTAAACACAAAAGGCGGGCAAATTCTTTTGGGTGTAGATGATTCTGGAAAAACTCATAAGGAAAAAATAAAAGAAAAATCTAATTATTGAAATGAAATATTAACAAACTGGATTAATGACGCATTTAGTTCAGATGCACGATCATTAATAAAAATTTTTGCTAATGAAACTTCTTTTAAGATATCAATTGAAGAGGGACAACACAAACCTTATTACTTCAAAAATGGTGATGGTTTTAATGGGAAAGGTGTTTATATAAGAGTTGGTAGTTCAAAAAGATTGGCTAGCGATGAAGAAATAAAACAAATGTTTATTTCACATAACCAAATCCCTTTTGAAAGAATTAATATCCCACAAAATAATTTGACTTTTAATTATCTTGAAAATTATTTCAAATCAAAACAAATTCCTTTTGATTTGATGGCATTATCACTAAAAGATATTAATGGTAATTATAATAATGCTGCCTTGCTTTTTAGTGACCAAAATCCAAAAATAAGTAAATTTGCTGTTTACCAAGGCGTAACGGTAGAAATATTTTTGGACAAAAAAGAATTTGAAGGTTCTATTTTAAAACAATTAATAGAAATTATTGATTTTGCAAAATTATTAAATCGTAAAAAAGTTTTAATTTCAGGTGAACCAAGTAGGCAAGAAATTTATGATATTCCCAAAGTTGCTTTGCGTGAGTCTATTGTTAATTCATTTTGTCATCGTAATTGAAGTTTTGATGGAGAAATTAAAATTGAATTTTTTGATGATAAAGTATCTATTTTATCTCCTGGTGGTTTACCAAAAAATGTAACACTAGAATCTTTAAAACATGGATTTGTGAGCCGAAGAAATCAAATAATTGTTGATATACTAAATAAAATTGGAATAATTGAAAATTATGGCACAGGTGTTGGAAGAATTTTTGAGAGTTATTCAGGCTTTCACAAGGAACCGGAATATATAATTCAATCTAATTTTGTTAAATTAATTTTATTTAACAGAAACTTTACTCAAATTAATTTTGATGTTAAAAGAAAAAATAGTGATACTCAAAAAAGTGTTGATGATACCAAAAAAATAAAAAATGATACTCAAAAAGTCAAAAATGATACTGAAAAAACTATTGATGATACTCAAACAAAAGAAAATGATACTCAAAAAGTTATTTATGATACCAAAAAAGTAGAAAATGATACTCAAAAAATTGTTGATGATACTCAAACAACAAACAAACAATTAGATATTTATTCAAGATTTAGTAAAATTATCGATTTAATGTCCAAAAATCCAAATATAACTATTTCTGAACTACAAAAGCAAATTGCTAGTGCTTCAATTGCTACAATTAAAAGGGATATTAGAAGTTTAACTAAAAATAAAAATATTAAATATGTTGGTAGTGCCAAAACAGGTAAGTGGCTTATTCTAAATCCTGATTTCTATAATTCAAAGTAA
- a CDS encoding 16S rRNA (uracil(1498)-N(3))-methyltransferase, with the protein MFRFFVNQKQGDFFVLSTTTVKHLKVVRLENKQFICVYESKFFKCSFVAPNLAKIESEILQNHEFEQPVILGMALIKPKNFELVIQKATELGVTKIIPFISQHCESKINNVESKIKRWEEIVLHAAQQSFRNIIPTIEKPINLKDLLNEYQHIEHKFIAHEKVDKENFNTLFLTNTIFLVGPEGGFSDSEIDLAKISGFKPIRLTKTILRAETAAIFLLSRIKL; encoded by the coding sequence ATGTTTCGTTTTTTCGTCAATCAAAAACAAGGTGATTTTTTTGTTCTTTCTACAACAACTGTCAAACATCTCAAAGTTGTACGCCTTGAAAATAAACAATTTATTTGCGTTTATGAATCTAAATTTTTTAAATGCAGTTTTGTTGCTCCTAACTTGGCCAAAATTGAATCTGAAATTCTACAAAATCATGAATTTGAGCAACCTGTAATTTTAGGTATGGCTTTAATTAAACCCAAAAATTTTGAACTTGTAATTCAAAAGGCCACAGAATTAGGGGTTACAAAAATAATTCCTTTTATAAGTCAACACTGCGAAAGCAAAATCAACAATGTTGAAAGTAAAATCAAACGCTGAGAAGAAATAGTCCTTCATGCTGCCCAACAATCTTTTAGAAATATTATTCCAACTATAGAAAAACCTATAAATCTAAAGGATTTATTAAATGAATATCAACATATTGAGCATAAATTTATTGCTCATGAAAAAGTAGACAAAGAGAATTTTAATACACTTTTTCTCACAAATACTATTTTTTTGGTTGGGCCTGAAGGTGGTTTTAGTGATAGTGAGATTGATCTAGCTAAAATTTCGGGTTTCAAGCCAATTAGACTAACAAAAACAATACTAAGAGCAGAAACTGCTGCAATTTTTTTGCTTTCTAGAATTAAATTGTAA
- a CDS encoding FAD-dependent oxidoreductase, with translation MKIISIGANHAGTSFLRTLKTIHPQAEVVAYDRNTDISFLGCGIALWVRGEFQDPNGLFYSNIDQLSRMGIQTKLQHDVISIDRAKKTIEVKDLVTGQTFTDTYDKLVFAGGTWPIIPPFEGIDLQNILISKTFTHAKEIRAKLNDPEIKNVVVIGAGYIGVELAEAFCLNGKNTTLVDMQERVISNYFDEEFTSKMESKMRYDGLKLALGEKVEKFIAQPDGKKVAAVKTDKGLYEADLVILSIGFVPNTKLLEGFEKTRNGAVKVDEYQRSLTDKDVYVIGDSASMKHNVTGEHAHIALATNAVKSGIVAAFSAAGNTNIKFPGYVGTNAISVFGFNFASTGYTSKGCELNGIGDIATEYLEDFDRPEFMQHKSKVWFKITYDRKTLKLLGAQIGSYGHAFNHTEAIYFLSLAIQRGMTLPEIALSDFYFLPHFNKPFNFIIQTILNALGLKYAH, from the coding sequence ATGAAAATTATATCTATTGGTGCCAATCACGCTGGTACATCTTTTTTAAGAACTCTCAAAACAATTCACCCTCAAGCTGAAGTTGTTGCTTATGACCGTAACACTGATATTTCATTTTTAGGATGTGGAATTGCACTTTGAGTACGTGGTGAGTTCCAAGACCCAAATGGTTTATTCTACTCAAACATCGATCAATTATCACGTATGGGGATTCAAACTAAATTGCAACACGATGTAATTTCAATTGATCGTGCTAAAAAAACAATTGAAGTTAAAGATCTTGTTACAGGTCAAACTTTCACTGATACCTATGACAAATTAGTATTTGCTGGTGGAACATGACCTATTATTCCTCCATTTGAAGGAATTGACTTACAAAATATCTTAATTTCCAAAACATTTACTCATGCTAAAGAAATTAGAGCAAAATTAAATGATCCAGAAATTAAAAATGTTGTTGTTATTGGAGCTGGTTACATTGGAGTTGAACTAGCTGAAGCATTTTGCTTAAATGGTAAAAATACCACTTTAGTTGATATGCAAGAAAGAGTTATTTCAAACTATTTTGATGAAGAATTCACTTCCAAAATGGAATCAAAAATGCGTTATGATGGGCTTAAATTAGCTCTTGGTGAAAAAGTTGAAAAATTTATTGCACAACCAGATGGTAAAAAAGTTGCAGCTGTTAAAACTGACAAAGGACTTTACGAAGCCGACCTTGTTATCCTATCAATTGGATTTGTACCAAACACCAAATTACTAGAAGGATTTGAGAAAACAAGAAATGGTGCAGTTAAAGTTGATGAATATCAAAGAAGTTTAACAGACAAAGATGTTTATGTAATTGGTGATTCAGCTTCAATGAAACATAATGTTACTGGTGAACACGCTCACATTGCTTTAGCAACTAATGCTGTTAAATCAGGAATTGTTGCAGCATTTAGCGCTGCTGGAAACACCAACATTAAATTCCCAGGTTATGTTGGAACAAATGCAATTAGTGTTTTTGGATTTAACTTTGCATCAACAGGATACACTTCAAAAGGATGTGAGTTGAATGGAATTGGTGATATTGCAACAGAATATCTAGAAGATTTCGACCGTCCAGAATTTATGCAACACAAATCTAAAGTTTGATTCAAAATTACCTATGACCGTAAAACTCTTAAACTTTTAGGAGCACAAATTGGTTCATATGGACATGCGTTCAACCACACTGAGGCAATTTACTTCTTATCACTTGCAATCCAACGTGGAATGACATTGCCAGAAATTGCTTTATCAGACTTCTACTTCTTACCACACTTCAACAAACCATTTAACTTTATTATTCAAACTATTTTAAATGCATTAGGTTTAAAATACGCACACTAA
- the alaS gene encoding alanine--tRNA ligase: MNKKISSKQIRQLWLDFFANKNHLVVESKSLVPRNDPSLLWINSGVATLKDYFTGKKTPPSKRITNSQKAIRTNDIENVGITSRHHTMFEMLGNFSIGDYFKTEAIAFAFEFLTKYLKLEKDRLYITYFAEDEKTKNLWQEQGIQSDHLIAGTRKTNFWDMGLGPCGPCTEIYYDRGSKFDSRGVELIQNDIENDRFIEIWNIVFSEFNNDGENNYTPLINKNIDTGAGFERIVSILQDGPTNFDTDLFLPIIVEVQKLTSYVYKPENYFEKEEKQQKINAYFKVIADHIRSVVHAINDGVEPSNTHRGYIIRRLIRRAYHSGKKLGIQKPFLHTLVDTVKETLIYPIDVEKVAKIIEKEEQIFEKTIENGEILLSKEIAKNQGTFDVQVAFKLYETYGFPIELTKEILAEKGIDINFDELEKLKVQHAQVSRGQQFVGMEKAVNSLALVESKISEFIGYHTLESQANIVFLANSEQEIEESQAGDQSYVIFDKTPFYATGGGQKHDQGFVVQGEQKLEIIKVFKDKFLNNVHIINGKLIKNLPVDLVVNKSNRTNLERNHSATHLLFKSLRDQFGLQIKQLGSDNNENRLTFDFPADVKPTDEEIHQIEARVNEFIAKGVDRQYLETSIKEAEKLNAIMTLEEAEYMDPKNVRLVHFEGLTTDLCGGTHIANTSLIEKFKIVSCQNKGTGIYRIRAITTNEKYLEFMQEVNSEKEQNLARIIAKNKELSPNYNLNILLTSNQDKNSELLDNLIEIAKNDYKNLLKAQKNDVNQLVFDANKIIKINNYKFYLDFTIPNSSLKQVAATWREEHPHVCFVLGSKTKQDNYLLVVASKDLKANEVLQKVLQTFGGKGGGNQIIAQGSFIFKEEIETIDEQICKILAEF; this comes from the coding sequence ATGAATAAGAAAATTAGTTCAAAACAAATTAGGCAACTATGATTAGATTTTTTTGCTAATAAAAATCACCTTGTTGTTGAAAGTAAGTCACTTGTTCCACGCAATGACCCATCACTTTTGTGAATCAATTCAGGAGTCGCAACTTTAAAAGATTATTTTACTGGTAAAAAAACACCGCCCAGCAAACGAATAACAAACTCACAAAAAGCTATTAGAACTAATGATATTGAAAATGTTGGAATCACTTCTAGACATCACACAATGTTTGAAATGCTTGGTAATTTTTCAATTGGTGATTATTTCAAAACAGAGGCTATTGCTTTTGCTTTTGAATTTCTAACAAAATACTTAAAGCTAGAAAAAGATAGACTTTACATAACTTATTTTGCAGAAGATGAAAAAACTAAAAACCTTTGACAAGAACAAGGCATTCAGTCTGATCATTTAATTGCCGGAACTAGAAAAACTAACTTTTGAGATATGGGACTTGGACCCTGTGGCCCTTGCACTGAAATTTACTATGACAGAGGTTCTAAATTTGATTCTCGCGGTGTTGAATTGATACAAAATGATATTGAAAATGATCGTTTTATAGAAATTTGAAACATAGTTTTTTCAGAATTTAATAATGATGGTGAAAATAACTACACACCTTTAATTAATAAAAACATCGATACTGGAGCAGGTTTTGAACGAATTGTTTCAATCTTGCAAGATGGACCTACTAACTTTGATACTGACCTTTTTCTCCCTATAATTGTTGAAGTTCAAAAACTAACTAGCTATGTTTATAAACCTGAAAATTACTTTGAAAAAGAAGAAAAACAACAAAAAATAAACGCTTATTTTAAAGTTATTGCAGATCACATTCGAAGCGTTGTTCATGCAATAAATGATGGAGTTGAACCTTCTAATACTCATCGTGGATACATTATTCGAAGATTAATTCGAAGAGCTTATCATAGTGGGAAAAAATTAGGAATTCAAAAACCTTTTTTACACACTTTAGTTGATACAGTTAAGGAAACATTAATTTATCCAATTGATGTTGAAAAAGTTGCCAAAATTATTGAAAAAGAAGAACAAATTTTTGAAAAAACTATTGAAAATGGTGAAATTTTATTAAGTAAAGAAATTGCTAAAAATCAAGGAACCTTTGATGTACAAGTTGCCTTTAAACTCTATGAAACATACGGCTTTCCTATTGAATTAACTAAAGAAATACTTGCCGAAAAAGGTATAGATATAAATTTTGATGAACTAGAAAAGTTGAAGGTGCAACATGCACAAGTTTCTCGTGGACAACAATTTGTTGGAATGGAAAAAGCTGTTAATTCTTTAGCACTTGTAGAGTCTAAAATTAGTGAATTTATTGGTTATCATACTTTAGAGTCACAAGCTAACATTGTCTTTTTAGCTAACTCAGAACAAGAGATTGAGGAAAGTCAAGCAGGAGATCAAAGTTATGTTATTTTTGATAAAACCCCTTTTTATGCTACAGGAGGTGGACAAAAACATGACCAAGGTTTTGTGGTTCAAGGTGAACAAAAATTGGAAATCATCAAGGTTTTTAAAGATAAATTTTTAAATAATGTTCACATTATTAATGGTAAATTAATTAAAAATTTACCTGTTGATTTAGTTGTAAACAAATCAAATCGCACTAATTTAGAGCGTAATCACTCAGCAACCCACTTACTATTTAAGTCGCTTCGTGACCAATTTGGTTTGCAAATTAAGCAACTTGGTTCAGATAATAATGAAAATCGTTTGACATTCGATTTTCCAGCAGATGTTAAACCAACAGATGAAGAAATTCATCAAATTGAAGCTAGAGTCAATGAGTTTATTGCTAAAGGAGTTGATAGGCAATACTTAGAAACTAGCATTAAAGAAGCAGAAAAACTTAATGCAATTATGACTCTTGAAGAGGCAGAGTACATGGATCCAAAAAATGTTCGTCTTGTTCATTTTGAAGGTTTAACAACCGACTTATGTGGCGGAACTCACATTGCAAATACATCACTAATTGAAAAATTTAAGATTGTTTCTTGTCAAAATAAAGGAACTGGAATTTATAGAATTAGAGCAATTACTACAAATGAAAAATATCTTGAATTTATGCAAGAAGTAAATTCTGAAAAAGAGCAAAATTTAGCTAGAATAATTGCCAAAAACAAGGAACTCAGCCCAAATTACAACCTAAATATTTTGCTTACATCCAATCAAGATAAAAATAGTGAACTTCTTGATAATTTAATTGAAATAGCTAAAAATGACTATAAAAATCTATTAAAAGCACAAAAAAATGATGTTAATCAGTTGGTTTTTGATGCAAATAAAATTATAAAAATTAACAATTACAAATTTTATTTGGATTTTACAATTCCAAATTCATCATTAAAACAAGTAGCTGCCACTTGAAGAGAAGAGCACCCACACGTTTGCTTTGTTTTAGGATCAAAAACAAAGCAAGATAATTATTTATTGGTTGTAGCTTCTAAGGACTTAAAAGCTAATGAAGTTTTACAAAAAGTTTTACAAACCTTTGGTGGCAAAGGTGGTGGAAACCAAATTATTGCACAAGGTAGCTTTATTTTTAAAGAAGAAATTGAAACTATTGACGAACAAATATGCAAAATACTAGCAGAATTTTAG
- a CDS encoding NAD(P)/FAD-dependent oxidoreductase, with product MKQYDVIIIGAGPAGLTTALYASRGNLNVLILEKGAPGGKLPSQSKIENWPGDETIEGAQLALRMYKHALKFGASHLYGEVSNIESKGEFEHYVHTTDGDVYQTKSVVVATGMVERKPLDIKNFLDFEGRGVSYCVICDGPFYSGKPSVIIGGGNSAVEEGSFLASIASKVHILVRDGAFNAEKKLIDELVSKENVEVHFNTKALELKGDENGLQEVVAETEGKTFSIEASSLFPYIGFLPATKFLANHDTLNKQGFVVVDQYCESKTKGIYAVGDVREKDIRQIATAVNDGAIVGKILTNRISS from the coding sequence ATGAAACAATATGATGTTATTATTATAGGAGCAGGTCCTGCTGGTTTAACAACTGCTCTTTATGCTTCTAGGGGTAATTTGAATGTTCTAATTTTAGAAAAAGGAGCACCAGGTGGTAAGTTGCCTAGTCAATCTAAAATTGAAAACTGACCTGGAGATGAAACAATTGAAGGTGCTCAACTTGCACTTAGAATGTACAAACATGCCTTAAAATTTGGAGCTAGTCACCTATATGGTGAAGTTTCTAATATTGAATCAAAAGGTGAATTTGAACACTATGTTCATACAACAGATGGTGATGTTTATCAAACCAAATCTGTTGTTGTAGCAACTGGTATGGTGGAAAGAAAACCACTAGATATCAAAAACTTTTTAGATTTTGAAGGTCGTGGTGTTTCTTATTGTGTGATTTGTGATGGTCCTTTTTATAGTGGTAAACCATCTGTAATTATTGGTGGTGGAAATTCAGCTGTTGAAGAAGGTTCTTTTTTAGCTTCTATTGCTTCAAAAGTTCACATCTTAGTTCGTGATGGGGCTTTTAATGCTGAAAAAAAACTTATTGATGAATTAGTTTCTAAAGAAAATGTTGAAGTTCATTTTAACACTAAAGCTTTAGAATTAAAAGGTGATGAAAATGGATTACAAGAAGTTGTTGCTGAAACAGAAGGTAAAACATTTTCAATTGAAGCTTCATCATTATTTCCATATATTGGTTTTTTACCAGCTACCAAATTTTTAGCAAATCATGATACCTTAAATAAACAAGGTTTTGTTGTGGTGGATCAGTATTGCGAGTCTAAAACCAAAGGTATTTATGCAGTTGGTGATGTTCGTGAAAAAGATATTCGACAAATTGCAACTGCTGTTAATGATGGTGCTATTGTTGGAAAAATTTTAACTAACAGAATTTCATCTTAA
- a CDS encoding ATP-binding protein, which translates to MGDKDFCISLKYKSESLKLELKSQWILNKAEKNRKILNTISAFLNTKGGTLVIGITDEKREIIGISNNIEEIKKIKGDIELLF; encoded by the coding sequence ATGGGAGATAAAGATTTTTGTATTTCATTAAAGTATAAAAGTGAATCATTGAAATTAGAACTTAAGAGCCAATGAATTTTAAATAAAGCTGAAAAAAATAGAAAAATTTTAAACACTATTAGTGCTTTTTTGAATACCAAAGGTGGAACATTAGTGATAGGTATAACTGATGAAAAACGAGAAATAATAGGTATTAGCAACAATATAGAGGAAATTAAAAAAATTAAAGGTGATATTGAACTGCTATTTTAA